In Ovis aries strain OAR_USU_Benz2616 breed Rambouillet chromosome 14, ARS-UI_Ramb_v3.0, whole genome shotgun sequence, a single genomic region encodes these proteins:
- the ZSCAN4 gene encoding zinc finger and SCAN domain-containing protein 4 has product MDLGFRASFQREPFKDDPKSANTDFIPSRGPTLQTAEDISKLQNTQPGLLQNGNNSRARQELQRLYKSFHLWLQPEKHSKDEIVFQLALEQFMSNKHYSEKSTLKEKWEASGGDLEKFAEDLHDDCTKLPDLVRVRMQGQEALFSENMPLKEVIFHLTNQLSTGGMNMGTPSWTVQDTSLETGQRNEDKENDGNISVKTHQVNDSIISPSNQIPSLIIVQEEKHPRLEEGGVSLENPRSSRRGAGPGPSRPQDGSLKGPSSQDVLMEVEPDQVTPEPVSTRQSSEGTSACGEHQERSCRAPAVYRCERCPKTFRHSSRFRIHQKRHNNERTYICAECGKGFFQASDLHVHQRIHTGEKPFVCSTCEMAFTHKTNLRAHERTHTGEKPYECSLCQRRFRQSSTYHRHLRFHQKTTLKSAPH; this is encoded by the exons ATGGATTTAGGTTTTAGAGCATCATTTCAGCGTGAACCATTCAAGGATGACCCAAAGTCAGCAAATACAGACTTTATCCCAAGTCGAGGACCCACTCTGCAAACAGCAGAGGATATCTCTAAGTTGCAGAACACTCAGCCTGGCTTATTGCAAAATGGCAATAACTCACGTGCGAGGCAGGAACTGCAAAGACTCTATAAGTCATTTCATTTATGGCTGCAGCCAGAAAAACACAGCAAGGATGAAATTGTTTTTCAACTTGCCCTGGAACAATTTATGAGCAATAAGCACTACAGTGAAAAGTCTACTTTGAAAGAGAAATGGGAAGCTAGTGGCGGAGACCTGGAGAAATTCGCAGAAGACCTGCATGATGACTGCACAAAGCTACCTGACTTG gtccGTGTCCGCATGCAGGGGCAGGAAGCCCTCTTTTCAGAAAATATGCCCTTAAAAGAAGTCATCTTTCATCTAACCAATCAGTTGTCAACAGGAGGGATGAACATGGGAACTCCGTCCTGGACTGTGCAAGATACGTCCCTGGAAACAGGACAAA GaaatgaagataaagaaaatgatggCAACATTTCTGTTAAAACTCATCAAGTAAATGACAGTATTATTAGTCCAAGCAATCAAATACCTTCCCTCATCATTGTCCAAGAAGAGAAACATCCGAGGCTGGAAGAAGGAGGTGTTTCTCTAGAGAATCCACGAAGCTCCAGAAGAGGAGCAGGTCCAGGCCCCTCCAGGCCCCAGGACGGATCCCTGAAAGGACCCTCCTCTCAAGATGTCCTCATGGAAGTGGAACCAGACCAGGTCACCCCTGAGCCTGTTTCTACCCGCCAGAGCTCTGAGGGGACTTCTGCATGTGGGGAACACCAGGAAAGATCCTGTAGAGCCCCAGCagtatacagatgtgagagatgtcCCAAGACCTTCAGGCATTCCTCTCGGTTCAGAATTCACCAGAAAAGACACAACAATGAGAGAACATATATTTGTGCCGAGTGTGGCAAAGGCTTCTTCCAGGCATCCGACCTCCATGTGCATCAGAGGAttcacacaggagagaagccCTTTGTGTGCAGCACATGTGAAATGGCCTTCACCCACAAAACCAACCTTCGGGCTCATGAGAGAACCCACACGGGAGAGAAGCCCTATGAGTGTTCCCTCTGCCAGAGACGCTTCCGCCAGTCCTCCACCTACCACCGCCATCTTAGGTTTCACCAGAAAACGACCCTCAAAAGTGCTCCACACTAA